The following are encoded together in the Oncorhynchus masou masou isolate Uvic2021 chromosome 5, UVic_Omas_1.1, whole genome shotgun sequence genome:
- the zbtb40 gene encoding zinc finger and BTB domain-containing protein 40: MELPNYSRQLMQQLRALRKESQFCDCSILVGDTPHRAHKLVLAASSLLFRSLLEGSDSISIDTAVVSSPEFSCLLDMVYTGKLPPGKHNFTRIIAAADSLQMFDVAVGCKNILTNLMNQSTTTTHTTQPASPTSPPAITTQPQLQSQEAEHTASPETAVPSMGEDGMKIDPSGAQGKEEVEEAGLESEVTTAATQSEPVNVKEERKEKDGPPSKRARLQLPESTADVDPMSQGGVKMDTGVVDVRQWLRALQTWDGISTEERQVILSCSEGDPGGPAVFQRLQGRVKEQRSLSAQTLLTLMGLLKEFHPNLATQLHEHTQQGEDTSQGATGSEAEEPEEQPLSPTTADADTVEEEEEEEEIEEDGEKEGEGERKTRSRAKRSSPSRPYLCRWCSKAFGFKCRMVAHTKRCTMSKEARLQCPECPEELPTSRALQLHRNKAHPESKAAKKKRPQVSCDMCGRTFAHPSGMLYHKRTEHFEEKPFACEECGAKFGANSSLKNHMRLHTGEKPYHCKNCDMSFSVAAALAYHTKKKHSEGKMYSCQYCEALFAQSIELTRHVRTHTGDKPYVCRECGKGFSQANGLSAHLQTSHNISEPHDCQKCRLSFSTLEDHRKHIQECHPKEYHRCPECNKMFTNPSLLEKHIAVHAGGKPFSCKLCQKSYQQMSGLWYHNRTNHPEVFAGQTHRQLKSLLQCSVCCKFLHSASSLAKHQKTEHTGMFDSDGLLVGNPDLQSDLSVVKCLYCPGLFPSEAEMQEHASTEHFSQEGAAFGCSLCPLVCPSQLQLQEHFLSCHIGTIEEQEQASTSQMVIETEEDPAGMAGQVISVDQSQQVYVALGDAEDGHSSTEVMAVSMEDLLNGTVTFICGEGQ; the protein is encoded by the exons ATGGAGCTGCCCAACTACAGCAGGCAGCTGATGCAGCAGCTCCGCGCCCTGAGGAAGGAGAGTCAGTTCTGTGACTGCTCTATTCTGGTGGGGGACACACCCCATCGCGCCCACAAACTGGTGCTGGCTGCCTCCAGTCTGCTCTTTAG gtCTCTGCTGGAGGGCTCGGACAGCATCTCCATTGACACAGCTGTGGTGTCGTCCCCGGAGTTCTCCTGCCTGCTGGACATGGTGTACACCGGAAAGCTGCCCCCAGGGAAACACAACTTCACCCGCATCATTGCCGCCGCAGACAGCCTGCAGATGTTTGACGTAGCTGTGGGCTGCAAGAACATTCTCACCAACCTGATGAATCAGTCgacgaccaccacacacactacacaaccaGCCTCACCGACCTCACCACCCGCCATCACCACCCAACCACAGCTCCAGAGCCAAGAGGCCGAGCACACAGCTTCCCCAGAAACAGCTGTACCTAGCATGGGAGAGGATGGTATGAAGATTGACCCCTCTGGAGCCCAGGGGAAGGAAGAGGTGGAAGAGGCAGGTTTGGAGAGTGAAGTGACTACAGCAGCCACACAGAGCGAGCCAGTgaatgtgaaagaggagaggaaagagaaggatgGGCCACCATCTAAAAGAGCTCGCCTTCAACTTCCAGAGAGCACAG CTGACGTGGACCCCATGTCCCAGGGAGGAGTCAAGATGGATACAGGGGTGGTGGATGTGCGGCAGTGGCTCAGAGCACTGCAGACCTGGGACGGCATCTCCACcgaggagagacag GTGATACTGTCCTGCAGTGAGGGGGATCCAGGGGGTCCTGCTGTGTTTCAGAGGCTTCAAGGCAGGGTGAAGGAGCAGAGGAGTCTctcagcccagacactactcacGCTGATGGGTCTGCTTAAGGAGTTTCACCCCAATCTGGCAACCCAGCTGCATGAGCACACTCAGCAAGGAGAGGACACCAGCCAGGGAGCTACAG GCTCCGAGGCTGAAGAGCCGGAGGAGCAGCCCCTGTCGCCCACTACTGCCGACGCAGACACCGtcgaggaggaagaagaagaggaggagattgAAGAGGACGGTGAGAaagaaggagaaggggagaggaagactaGATCCAGAGCTAAGCGCTCCTCCCCCTCTCGTCCGTACTTGTGTCGCTGGTGCAGTAAGGCCTTTGGTTTTAAGTGTCGTATGGTGGCCCACACCAAGCGCTGCACCATGTCCAAGGAAGCTAGGCTGCAGTGCCCTGAGTGCCCAGAGGAGCTGCCCACATCGCGGGCACTACAGCTCCACCGCAACAAGGCCCACCCAGAGTCCAAAGCCGCCAAAAAGAAACGGCCGCAGGTGTCCTGTGATATGTGTGGTAGGACCTTCGCTCACCCCTCAG GTATGCTGTACCACAAACGCACAGAGCACTTTGAGGAGAAGCCGTTTGCGTGTGAGGAGTGCGGGGCCAAGTTTGGGGCCAACTCGTCTCTGAAGAACCACATGCGActgcacactggagagaagccttaccactgcaaAAACTGTGACATGAGCTTTAGTGTGGCTGCCGCTCTGGCCTACCACACCAAGAAGAAACACTccgagg GTAAAATGTATTCATGTCAGTACTGCGAGGCTCTGTTTGCCCAGTCCATTGAGCTGACGCgtcacgtgcgcacacacaccgGAGACAAGCCCTACGTATGCAGGGAGTGTGGCAAAGGCTTCAGCCAGGCCAACGGGCTCTCTGCTCACCTACAGACCTCTCACA acaTCTCTGAGCCTCATGACTGTCAGAAGTGTCGTCTCAGTTTCTCCACACTGGAGGACCACAGGAAGCACATCCAGGAGTGTCACCCGAAGGAGTACCACCGGTGTCCTGAGTGCAACAAGATGTTCACCAACCCCTCCCTGCTGGAGAAACACATAGCCGTCCACGCTGGGGGCAAACCATTCAGCTGCAAGCTCTGCCAGAAGTCCTACCAG CAAATGTCGGGACTGTGGTATCATAACCGTACCAACCACCCGGAAGTGTTTGCTGGTCAGACCCACCGGCAGCTCAAGTCTCTGCTGCAGTGCAGCGTGTGCTGCAAGTTCCTCCACAGTGCCAGTAGCCTGGCTAAGCACCAGAAGACAGAGCACACAG GCATGTTTGATTCTGACGGGCTGCTGGTGGGGAATCCGGACCTGCAATCAG ACTTGTCAGTGGTGAAGTGCCTGTACTGTCCTGGCCTGTTCCCCAGCGAGGCTGAGATGCAGGAGCACGCCAGCACTGAGCATTTCAGCCAAGAAGGGGCAGCattcggctgttctctctgcccGCTGGTCTGCCCCTCCCAGCTTCAGCTCCAGGAGCACTTCCTTTCCTGCCACATAGGGACAATAGAGGAGCAGGAGCAGGCCTCCACCTCTCAGATG GTGATTGAGACAGAGGAGGACCCCGCTGG